The Filimonas lacunae genomic sequence CCCAAACGCTTGCTCCAGTCGCGCCCCTGGCGGGTAATACTGTTGCCCAGGAAAACGATATCATGCATATGCAACGGGTTTGCCTTAAACTCTTTAATCATTTTAGGATAATTGCCACGCGTCCATTCATTATGCGTAGCCACCACCTTGTCCAATGGGGGATATAAACTATCCGGAAGCGCCGTTTCAGCCGCAACAGGCGCCTGTGCATATGAAGAAGCAGGGAAAGTTACACTGGCTAATTCCATAGCCATAAAGGCTGTAAAAAGTACGGGGAAGGTTTTGAATGTCATAGTAATGATCAGGTCTGAAAAATGAGAGCCAAACCTATACACAAATCCATTGACAACTATCCTGAACGAACCTGCCTGCATCCGCTTTTCCCTCCATCTGTGAGGTAGCGCTCCGCCAGTTTCCCTCTCCCCTTTTCCCAACTGTGCACCGCCCGTATTATAAAGAAACTAACAGACGGGCAGTGTACAGTTGGAGCCTTTTTATTAAAAAGGGCCATTTAGGACAAAAAATCACTTTCCCACGACTCATCCGTACGGATGGATGACTCGTCCCATGGGATGGATGGCCGGGCAGTACAGAGCAGTCATCCATCCCACCTGCTGACTCCTTCGTGCGTACTGCCCGGCGTTTGCTCCCATGGGAGGAAAGACTCGGCAGTACGGATCAGTCATTCCTCCCATCTGCTGGCTTCTTCGTGCGTACTGTCCGGCGTTTGCTCCCATGGGAGGAGTGGCTCAGCAGTACGGATCAGTCACTCCTCCCACCTGCTGGCTTCTTCGTGCATACTGCCGGGAGTTTGCTCCCATAGGATGGGAGTCTCGTGCGTTTTGCCCGACGACTTATCCGTTTTGCTGAGTCATTCATGCGTACGGAGGAAGGTCCGGAAGGTAAAAAGTGGAGACAAAACTGCTCAATAGAAGCATGGAGCAGTACCGACCAACAAGCAAAAAGTACACAACAAGGAGCCATTTTAACTTCCTGAAGGCTCATCCGTACGGATGGATGGCCCATCCCATGGGATGAATGACTCATCCGTACGAACGAAAGACGCAGCAGTACGCACGAAGAAGCCAGCAGGTGGGAGAAATGGAAGGATTTATAATAATTATTAGCAGCAACGGTACGAACAGGTAAAGATGGATAAAGATATTCCCCGATAGATTATATTTGAAAAAACACAGATTGTTTACCCATATTCACTGTTCATGTTCCAAACAAAAACCACCAGACTACTCCTCGGCGGCTCCCTGTTCCTGGCTGCCGCTTTTGCACTTACCTCTTTAACTATCGATAAGCCCAGAATATGGGCATCACCAGCACAGGCGCAACAGGAAATGGAGCAGTTGCGTAAACTGATCCCCCCTCCCGTTTTCAAAAACAGAGACTATAATATATTAGAGTATGGGGCCAAAGGTGATGGCGTTACTAACAACTCCATTGCTATTAAAAATGCCATTGAAGCCTGCAACAAAGGTGGCGGTGGCCGGGTAATAGTACCTGCGGGGAATTATCTTACCGGGCCTGTTTACCTGAAAAGTAACACCGATTTTCACCTGGAAAGCGGGGCAAGAATAGTGTTTAGTCAGGATACCAAAGACTACCCGCTGGTGCTTACCCGTTGGGAAGGCATGGACTGCATCAACTATTCTCCACAGTTTTATGCTTATGAAGAAGAGAACATTGCCATTACCGGAAGCGGTACTATAGATGGTAACGCCAGCAATGAGCATTGGTGGAGCTGGAAAGGCAAAAAACAATATGGCTGGAAAGAAGGCATGCCCAACCAGCTGAAAGCCAGGGATAGCCTGCATTTGCTAATGCACGCAGGCACCGATCCACGCAAGCGCATATTTGGCGATGGCTATTACCTGCGTCCCTATATGTTTGCTCCCTATAACTGCCGCAACGTAATGCTACAGGGAGTTACCATGCTCAACTCTCCTATGTGGTTTATCAGCCCGGTGATGTGCGACAATGTAACCATTGAAAAAGTGCATGTGCAGGCCGATGGACCTAACACCGATGGTTGCGACCCGGATGCCTGCTGGAATGTACTGATTAAAGATTGCTTTTTTGATACCGGCGACGACTGTATTGCCATTAAATCGGGCCGCGATGAAGATGGCAGAAAATTCGGCAGACCAGCCCTCAACCATATCATAGAAGGGTGCCAGATGAAAGACGGGCACGGTGGCATTACCATAGGTAGTGAAATTGCAGGTGGTGCTAAAAACATCTATGCGATGAACTGTAAAATGAGCAGCCATAATTTAAATATTGCGCTCCGTTTTAAAACCAGTTCTTCCCGTGGGGGAATCATTGAAAATATATTCTTCAAAGATATAGAGGTGGGTTCTTACAAAGATGCAGCACTAAGCTTCGACATGTTTTACGAACAACCCGGCAACTACGTGCCCACTATCAGAAACATATTGATCGACAACCTGAATGTAGCCAATGGTGGACAGTATGGCATTAACATTCATGCTTATAAAGAATCACCTGTTCAATACCTGCAGCTGTTCAATAGCACCATAAAAGGCGTTAAAACGCCCATGAAAGCCGATCATGTAAAGGATTTAAACTTTACCAATGTTCGCATTAACGACAGCCTGTTCACTTCTCCTGCCACACAGGATAATAATTAACCCAGGCCACATATAAAACCATAATGCCCTGTACAGGATAGCGCAAAAGCCAATCCTATACAGGGCATTCTTATACCAGCTACCGGGCAATATGCCGGGCACCAGATATCTACTGATTAATGGTATCTATTTTTGTTCCTAGCAAGTGCAGGTCTGAACCGCGGCCAACTTCTGTAGAAGCTTCTCCCAGCCAGCCGTTCTCCTGGTCTAAGCCATTATACACTTTTACAAAGTCAATGCCTGGCAAGATTACTTTATTGCCGTTTTTATCAATAGCCCAGTCAATATCAATACCGGAATTATCATGCGTGTTAGGATAATTATCTACATACCCGTAGTTATAAGCATACAATACATAATAACCGGCTCCTATGCTCTCATTGATACCATTGCAGGCCAGACGAACGCCTTTGTAAGTGATGGCATTGTCCTTTACCCAGGCCGGATAATAGCTTTGCGCGTGAAACGTGTTCTTTACTTTGTAGCCCTGCTGTCCCTGGTTATCTGTCCAGGCAATATACTGGCCAATGCTGGTATATGTATCAACCGGCGTGGCATCTGCCACTTCTGTTGTTGGGCGGCTATAAGTCATTTCATAACTACGAAAAGTGCGCACATCATTTTTATTGGCTACCGCCGCACTATACCACGGCTCACTTTCAGCGCCAAAGCTGCCACTACCCTTTATTTCATACCACTCGTCTTCATCAGGTTTGCCGTTTTTGTTTTTGTCATACGCCACCATCACAATGCCCGGCTCGCAGCTGCCACCAATGGGCGCATTAGGGCGTGGATTGGCAGTTGCCAGGAAAGCATTGCCATCAATACGAAAATCGCGCCTGCCTGCTACGTTTACAATGGTATGATCAAACCCTAATACAACATAACCACCCCAGCCGCCTAATGTAACAATATTGGCATCTTCGCCCACCAGTTCCTGACCGGCTTTGGCTATCATGCTTTCGTAGGTATCGCCTGCAACATATTTGGGAATTTCATTTACAAACTGACCAGGAGCAGGCAGGTAATCGAATACTTTAGCAATATAGGGTGATAGTGTTTTATCTCCCTTTCTCACCGTAACCAGTAAAGTATCTACCAGGCTACCGGAAGAAACTTTCACTTTATAAGCGCCCACCTCTACGGTACTGAACAATGCAGAATCTGTGCCCGTACCTGCAAGCCTGTATAACTCAGAAAGCGCAGACACTATTTCCCACTTTACATCATTCTTACCGGCAAATTTCTGTGATGCCTTCAAGGTGATGATGCTATTGATAGTGGTATTAAAGTTCAGATATCTGCCAGTGGTTATTTGTATCACTTTCTGAAAAACATTACCACCATTATAAGCTATCACAACCAGGTTATAAGTAGCAGGATCAGCAGACGCCTGAAAGGTATATTCCAGTGCATTGCCCACCCGGTTGCCATTCACTACCCATACAATAGAATCCACTCTGCTGGCAACAGTGGGGGTTAATTTTACAGAGTCTTTCACCACTACATAATATTCCGATTCCAGCCCCGATATATCCGGCGCTGTTTCTGGTTGTTCTGCGTCTTTTTTACCACAGCTGGCTATTAAAAATAAAACGAAGGTTAGATAACCCAGGAATCTATATTTATTATTCATTTTAATAAGTTAAAAAGTGGCACTAATGATTAGAGTGTTTATAAAAAAGCCGGGCACTGCATTTTGTTATACGATTACAAGGTTACATCTACATTGTCCATACACACATAAGCAGGAGTGTTCAAACCATAAGTACCTGAATCGTTACCTACAATATTAAATTCCACACGTGTAACAGTACCTAGATCTGACAGGTCGAAATAAGTCCATGCAGTCAGTGGGCCTGCAGTAGCGATGTGATTAGCATATCTAGCCAGGTCAATTTCAACAGGAGCGCCGCCGTTGGTAGCCGTGCTGCCATTAAAACCATAAGCACGCAATGTCAGATATCCATATCCGCTGGCAATATCTTTCAGTGGCGTAGCAACACCAGTGGAACCGAATGTGTTACCATTTTGAATAATGCCATAAGTGTAGGAAGGAAGGCATACATACATGCCCTCTACCACTCCGCTGCCAGAGGTAAAGTTTAAGGTGGGGCGGGTTGCATAACTGGAATTATACGAATCTACATAGCCAAACATTACTGCAAAATTGCTGCTGCCACCGTAACCACCATTTTTAGCACCATCTGTGCCGGAATAAACGCTGCACTGATTCAGGTACGAATACCACCAATCGCCTGATGTACCCGCTTTATTCGTTTTATAGTTCCAGTCTGAAACTACAAAACCTCCATCCCAGAAATTCACCGGAGAAGCTCCGCCGGCGCCTTTGATAGCAAACCGCAGATTGCTGGGTGAATGTGTATAAGGTGCTATTTGTGTACCACCATAAGCTGCATAGGTATTGTCTCCATAAGAAGTAGTATCAGCCATGTAACTGCGTCCTATACCTTCAAACGTAATGGTATAAGTAGTAGTCAATGCTTTAGCGCCGCTTTTCCCATCTTTTGCGGTTTCGGCCTGTGCGGCCGGAACCTGCAGATCGTTCTGCTTGGTACAGGAGGTAGCCACCGCAAGGGATATGCTGGCTACCAGTAGTGTTTTGCTAAAAAGTGTTTTTTTCATTAGTGCTAATTTTGATGAGTTATATATATGAGTGACCCGGCTTTTCGTTTAGTTTTTCAGGTTTCTGTCTATAATAGAACCTACCTGTAACATGCGCTCTTCTTCCATATTAAAATCGGTCATCGCACCGCCATTATTAATATAGTCCTGCTGTATAGGGTACACTACTTTTCTCACTTTCACAAAGTCAATACCCGGTAACTGCACACTTTCCCCTTTCTCATTTACAGCCATATCAATATCAATATTCAGCTTCTGCGAAAACGGAGCAGCACCTGTAAGGTCTTTGGTAACACGCTTTCCTTTCAGAGAGAATTTATTTTTCCAGCCATCCAGTAACACCATTTGTTTGGTGCTGATATCCATGTAGCCACCCGGGAAGAAGCCCCTGGTAGAGAGTGTTGCGGCGGTAGTAGTAGCGCTGCTGAAAGTTTTATTTGTCAGTATCTGTCCCTTTGCAGGTGTTATTTTGTTATCTATCCAGCTATAGTAGGCATATACCCTTTTGGCATCTGTTAAGGTGCTATCATAGGTATAGGTAATTTCATAGCTCAATGTATCTTCCAGTCCGTAATCAGCATTCTTAATCTCATACCATTCACCCTCATCTGGCTTACCATTTTTATTACGATCGTAGGCTACATACACGCCAGGCAAATCGCGGCTGGAGAAATAAGCGGTCAGTTCCAGATCGGTTTTGCCCGCCACATTGGCCACTGTGTGATCAAATTGAAACGTAGCATAGCCTCCCCAGGCGCCGATAAACAAACCATTATAAGGAACCGCTTTTCTCAGTGCTGTTGCCTTGGCTATAAAGTCGTTATAAGCCAGCGGATATTCAGCTCCGTATTTCCAGGATTCTTTATCTCCGATAATAGACCAGTTATGGTTTTTACCAGGTGCAGGAGCATATTCTAACACCGTATAGGCATTGCTTTCATACTGTGCGGTGGTTACCGTTACATTGCTGGTGGCTGTGGTAGTTTGCTTGCCAGCCGTTACACTCAGCGAAAGCTTATAGCTACCCGATACAGGCGAGATAAAGCTCAGGTTCAGGCTTTTGCCAATAACAGAATCGCCAATAGCCCATTCATAGGTGTAATCGTCTCTTTGGGGGCCGGTAATAACAGGAACAATTTCTTTTACGGTGCTCAGGGCAACGGTAAGCGTGCTATCCAGTTGAATAGCAATAGGCGCTTCGACAAGGATGTGATACGATTGCTGATCACTACCACCCTTATTATCTACTTTAAAGATCACTTCAAAATTGCCTGATTGGGTAGCCTCGAAAGTGTAATTAATACCAGTGGCGGCAGCTTTTCCATTCACCAGCCAGGTATAGCTATTCCCTTTCAGGTTAGTGATATTAGGCGCCAGCACCATCTTATCTCCAAGGTTCAGGATAATGGTATCAGAAGTTACCCCGGTAATATCCGGAGCCAGGAATTGCTCTTTTCTACAGGAGAAAGCAATGATAACAACAACGGTCAACAGCTTTAGAAAAATGCTCTTTTTCATATGTTTCATGTTCAGCTTAGTCTGCTTTTTCTTTGGTTATGGTTTATATGATATTTATTTAGGCAGTAAGGCAAAATGCGCAGGAATATCACCGGTACGTACACTCCATTTCTTTTTCCCCTCTTTTGAAAAACAGTACAGTAAACCAGGCGACACATAGTTGCCGGCATCTGTAACATAAATGTCTTTGGTAACCGGATGCACCATAATACCATAAGGTATTTCTATGTCTTTATCAGTTCCGTCGGTAATGAAAGAATGGGTAACTATTTCGTGCGTGCGGGTATTGGCAATACCATAGGTGATGACATTGGAATTGGTAATATAACTCCACTCCGTACTATATATGTATAAGGAGTCGCCGTCGAGATAAAACTCACTCACTGCAATGGGCAATGTATCGGTGACCTGCTGTGTAGTCTTATCTATAAAGTATAACCGGGAAGGCAGCTGTTTGTAATCGCCACGGGAGGTAACCCAAAGGTCGCCCCGCTTATCCACCTTTATGTGGTGCAGGTTATAAGCCACATCAATACGCTTCTCTTCTGTAAAAGTTTCCAGGTCTATTACCGAAACAGTTCGCTCGTATTTCTCGCTATTGCCGGCGCCCATATAACCACCCGAGTTGGCTACATATATTTTACCGCCGGTTATTTCCAGTTCATCCGGCTGGTATCCTACAATACACCTGGCTACTATGGCAAGGGTGGCCGTATCTACTTTAGCTACATACCCTTTTTGTGCATAGTTGGGGTTTATTTCAATGGGGCCTGCATAAGAAGTAATATATGCAAAGCCTTTATCAAATTTTATATAGCGGCAGTTAGGAATTTCAATCTGCCCTATCCGTTTCGCCGTTTTTGCATCCATCACTTCCACTTTATTGGAAGCATTGATAACCGCATACAACTTGCTGCCATAGATAGCTAAATCATTACCCACATCTCCCAGCTCTTTAGGAACCGTAGGGTTAATGCCTGCATAAATATTCCTTTGATAAATACCGGTAGTAAAATCAAAATAATCCAACGTGCTTTTATTACTACCCATATTACCCTCATTCAGCAGGTAAAAGCCCAGGTAACCGTTTTGTGCAGGAGCTGCCAGGGAATCCAGTTCGGCCTGGAACACCTCTGCATCTTTTCGGCACGATGGTGTTGCAAAAACCAGCAGCAACACCAGGAAGTATAATACATAGGTTCTCATAGTTCAACAGATAAAATGAGTTTATAATTTCTTAGCGGCATCGGGTAGTTATCTACCACATCAAAATTCTGGTTGAAAATATTATTCATCTCCCCGGCCACCTTCAAGCGGTTTTTCTTCCATTTAAATTCTTTCGATACACTCAAATCATGTGTGTACCAGGGTTGTACATAATTAAAAGGGATATTGGTTCCGGTATAACGGGCGCCTATATAAATAAAACTATAGTTCAGGCGCCAGAACCGGTACTGTATACTTGATATTGCTGAACCACTATGCCAGGGTATATAAGGAAGCTGGTTGCCATAGGTAATGCTTTGCAATTGTCCACTTTTACGCTCCGTAAAATCCTGCGCTTTCTGGTAAGTATAACTGGCCCTCAGGTTGAATAAAATACCATCCGGCAAAGTGAATACCTGGTCGGATACGATATCTATTCCCCTAATCTCTGCATAGCCCACATTTATCATCGTCCAGCGATACTGGCTCCCCCCCTTGGGTACAGCTATTATTTTATTGGTAACCTGGTTAAAGTAACAATCCGCCTGTATTTGCCAGTCGCTTAATGCCGAACCCGGCAGGCTTTTATGATATACAAAGCCCAGGTTATACTGGTGCGTGTATTCCGGTTTCAAACTGCTATTACCAATATCTGTATAATACAGATCGTTGAAAGTGGGCATCCTGAAAATATGCTTATAAAAGGCCCTGATGTTGAAGTCTGTTTTAGGAAAGAGTTTATACGATACAAACAAAGCAGGCGACAATTCTTTTTTAGCAGGCGCCGCGGCAGCAGAATCACCTACAGAAGTACCACTTACAGTGGTGCTTTCATTTACAAACGTGCCCAGCACACTCCCCTGCATTTTAAACCTGCCCAGGTCTGCAGCACCGGCTAATGCTACCAGGGAAGTCCATCTTTTGGGAAACACAAAACCTTCCATACTTGACCAGAGTGTATTATACTGGAAGTCGGTAGCCAGGTTCATATCTACCTTTTTCGACACGCTGTATTTATGGGCCATAGAAGCATACCACTCCTGCTGCTTAAACCTGTTATCAATCAGCAACAGCGTGGTATCAGGATTCAGGTAACGCATATAATCATTGGCATACTTGGCGTTCACCTGTACATCATATCCCTTGCTAATGTTCTTTTGAAAAGAGCCCTGTACAAAAAAGTTTCGGTCCCATTGCCTTTGCGAGCGCTTCCAGATATTATTTACAATAGCGCCGGGTATACCCTTTTCCGAATTATAAAAGTAGGCTTTGGCATTCCAATAGCCGCGGTTCATCGTTCCATACAATCCACTCTCCAGCCGCTGCGCATGAATATCTCCGTTTTGCCGTATAGCTGTGGTATCCCAGGCCACCTGGCGGGTTTCATGTATCACCTTTTTGTAGCGGTATGGATAACGGCCCGAAGAATAGATAGATTCACCACTAAACGAAAGGTTTATTTTTTGGGTGAGCTTTTGCTCGAATAAAATGGAGGGATTGATGAGATCGAAGGAGCCGGTTTTAAATACCCCTTTCACATGCGTTTTCCGCAAGGAATCAAAAACGGGTTTGCGGCTGCGCAGATAGATAGAGCCGGACGAACCATAATCTTTGGCGGGTTGAAAAATTTCGCTTTTCTGACCATTATACAAGGAAATGGATTCGATGTTATCCATGGAAAACTTGCCCAGATCAATTTGTCCGTTCTGTGCGTTGCCCAGCTGAATACCATCGTAAAACACGCCCATATGGTTGGTACCCATGCTGCGCATATCCACGGTTTTTAACCCGCCAATACCGCCATAATCCTTCACCTGCACACCGGCAAAATACCGTATGGCATCTGCTACGGAAAAACTGTTTAAGCTTTCTAAATTTTTGCCTGCTAGCTTTTGTGAAGGAATCACTTCTTTATACCCGGTGGTAGCAATGGTAACATGCGGCAGGTTTTTAGCAACGCCTGTATCGGCACGCGTTGTATCACGATAGGTTTGTTGCCCATACAAACCGGTGCTTATACATGCCAGAAAGGTGATCAGTAAAGTATTAGAAGCGCTTACACTACACATCCATCAATTGATTTCTCGTATAGCTTACGCAGAATGGTGCACGACAACAAGCAAAAAGCCTGAAATAGTTCGGTTTAAGTAGTAATCAAAGCCCCAATCCACGAAAGCTTAAAAATTTATACGCAGTGGCAGGTCTCCTGGCTTGTTCTCACTTGACGCGGCCTTCCCGTTTTATTCACTAAAAACAGTGGCAAAAGATGGTTCAAGTGTTTGGTATAGAACTTACAGTAGCGGGACTGCTCAGGATTTTCACCTAATTCCCTATTAATCCTAACATATGTGAAATCTATGTTAAGAACCAATGCGGCACGAAAGTAATGGAAAATATCGACAAGTATTCAATAGCAATTTTTTTTACAGATATTCCTGTATATCAGTATAAACGCCCGCTCTGTTATTCACTGTACTCTTTTTTAATACCCAGCTTTATCATCTTGGATCGTAATGTAGATGGGTTCAGGTTTAATATTTCTGCGGCACCGGCAGGTCCCCAAATTTTACCATTGCATTTTTTTAGTACTGCCAGTATGTGATCTCTTTCATTTTCATCGCTTGTTTTCATTCTGCCTGCCGTTGCAGTGCCTGGCTGCTCCTGGGATAACAGCTTTGAAAAGCTGACATCTTCTATGATACCGGTTTTAGCCAGCAGAATGTGCCGCTCAATAAAATGCTCTAATTCACGTATGTTACCCGGCCATTCATAGGCCATCATTTTTTTGAATGCTTTATCTGCCATCCCGGTTATTTTCTTTCCGGCCTTCCTGTTATAATAATGAATAAAATGTTCTATTAATGCAGGCAGGTCTTCCCGGCGCTCCCGCAACGGAGGTAGCAGAATGGGAAACACATTCAGGCGGTAATACAAATCCAGGCGAAACCTGCCCTCCGCAACTTCTCTTTCCAGGTTACGGTTAGTGGCTGCTATAATACGTACGTTTATCTTAATGGGTGCCCGTGATCCTAAACGTTCCACCTCTTGCTCCTGCAATACACGCA encodes the following:
- a CDS encoding glycoside hydrolase family 28 protein produces the protein MFQTKTTRLLLGGSLFLAAAFALTSLTIDKPRIWASPAQAQQEMEQLRKLIPPPVFKNRDYNILEYGAKGDGVTNNSIAIKNAIEACNKGGGGRVIVPAGNYLTGPVYLKSNTDFHLESGARIVFSQDTKDYPLVLTRWEGMDCINYSPQFYAYEEENIAITGSGTIDGNASNEHWWSWKGKKQYGWKEGMPNQLKARDSLHLLMHAGTDPRKRIFGDGYYLRPYMFAPYNCRNVMLQGVTMLNSPMWFISPVMCDNVTIEKVHVQADGPNTDGCDPDACWNVLIKDCFFDTGDDCIAIKSGRDEDGRKFGRPALNHIIEGCQMKDGHGGITIGSEIAGGAKNIYAMNCKMSSHNLNIALRFKTSSSRGGIIENIFFKDIEVGSYKDAALSFDMFYEQPGNYVPTIRNILIDNLNVANGGQYGINIHAYKESPVQYLQLFNSTIKGVKTPMKADHVKDLNFTNVRINDSLFTSPATQDNN
- a CDS encoding DUF4465 domain-containing protein; amino-acid sequence: MKKTLFSKTLLVASISLAVATSCTKQNDLQVPAAQAETAKDGKSGAKALTTTYTITFEGIGRSYMADTTSYGDNTYAAYGGTQIAPYTHSPSNLRFAIKGAGGASPVNFWDGGFVVSDWNYKTNKAGTSGDWWYSYLNQCSVYSGTDGAKNGGYGGSSNFAVMFGYVDSYNSSYATRPTLNFTSGSGVVEGMYVCLPSYTYGIIQNGNTFGSTGVATPLKDIASGYGYLTLRAYGFNGSTATNGGAPVEIDLARYANHIATAGPLTAWTYFDLSDLGTVTRVEFNIVGNDSGTYGLNTPAYVCMDNVDVTL
- a CDS encoding PKD-like domain-containing protein, producing MKKSIFLKLLTVVVIIAFSCRKEQFLAPDITGVTSDTIILNLGDKMVLAPNITNLKGNSYTWLVNGKAAATGINYTFEATQSGNFEVIFKVDNKGGSDQQSYHILVEAPIAIQLDSTLTVALSTVKEIVPVITGPQRDDYTYEWAIGDSVIGKSLNLSFISPVSGSYKLSLSVTAGKQTTTATSNVTVTTAQYESNAYTVLEYAPAPGKNHNWSIIGDKESWKYGAEYPLAYNDFIAKATALRKAVPYNGLFIGAWGGYATFQFDHTVANVAGKTDLELTAYFSSRDLPGVYVAYDRNKNGKPDEGEWYEIKNADYGLEDTLSYEITYTYDSTLTDAKRVYAYYSWIDNKITPAKGQILTNKTFSSATTTAATLSTRGFFPGGYMDISTKQMVLLDGWKNKFSLKGKRVTKDLTGAAPFSQKLNIDIDMAVNEKGESVQLPGIDFVKVRKVVYPIQQDYINNGGAMTDFNMEEERMLQVGSIIDRNLKN
- a CDS encoding YncE family protein, whose translation is MRTYVLYFLVLLLVFATPSCRKDAEVFQAELDSLAAPAQNGYLGFYLLNEGNMGSNKSTLDYFDFTTGIYQRNIYAGINPTVPKELGDVGNDLAIYGSKLYAVINASNKVEVMDAKTAKRIGQIEIPNCRYIKFDKGFAYITSYAGPIEINPNYAQKGYVAKVDTATLAIVARCIVGYQPDELEITGGKIYVANSGGYMGAGNSEKYERTVSVIDLETFTEEKRIDVAYNLHHIKVDKRGDLWVTSRGDYKQLPSRLYFIDKTTQQVTDTLPIAVSEFYLDGDSLYIYSTEWSYITNSNVITYGIANTRTHEIVTHSFITDGTDKDIEIPYGIMVHPVTKDIYVTDAGNYVSPGLLYCFSKEGKKKWSVRTGDIPAHFALLPK
- a CDS encoding TonB-dependent receptor → MCSVSASNTLLITFLACISTGLYGQQTYRDTTRADTGVAKNLPHVTIATTGYKEVIPSQKLAGKNLESLNSFSVADAIRYFAGVQVKDYGGIGGLKTVDMRSMGTNHMGVFYDGIQLGNAQNGQIDLGKFSMDNIESISLYNGQKSEIFQPAKDYGSSGSIYLRSRKPVFDSLRKTHVKGVFKTGSFDLINPSILFEQKLTQKINLSFSGESIYSSGRYPYRYKKVIHETRQVAWDTTAIRQNGDIHAQRLESGLYGTMNRGYWNAKAYFYNSEKGIPGAIVNNIWKRSQRQWDRNFFVQGSFQKNISKGYDVQVNAKYANDYMRYLNPDTTLLLIDNRFKQQEWYASMAHKYSVSKKVDMNLATDFQYNTLWSSMEGFVFPKRWTSLVALAGAADLGRFKMQGSVLGTFVNESTTVSGTSVGDSAAAAPAKKELSPALFVSYKLFPKTDFNIRAFYKHIFRMPTFNDLYYTDIGNSSLKPEYTHQYNLGFVYHKSLPGSALSDWQIQADCYFNQVTNKIIAVPKGGSQYRWTMINVGYAEIRGIDIVSDQVFTLPDGILFNLRASYTYQKAQDFTERKSGQLQSITYGNQLPYIPWHSGSAISSIQYRFWRLNYSFIYIGARYTGTNIPFNYVQPWYTHDLSVSKEFKWKKNRLKVAGEMNNIFNQNFDVVDNYPMPLRNYKLILSVEL